One Papaver somniferum cultivar HN1 chromosome 10, ASM357369v1, whole genome shotgun sequence genomic window carries:
- the LOC113315985 gene encoding cytochrome P450 71B36-like — protein sequence MGNPIHQVLNKLSEIYGLVMLLQLGHVPKLVISSVEAAEQILKTFDLEFCTRPSLVGLKCISYNHLDIAFTPYGEYWREMRKICVLELFSTKRVQSFKAVRAEEIDVLIDYILSSSNATHVDVFDKFTSFTHRTICRFLLVARLVIIVGINWLMSGLRKFFMRSWPSRLVSLGRFLCQGGLDY from the coding sequence ATGGGAAATCCGATTCATCAAGTGCTAAACAAATTATCTGAAATATATGGTCTAGTCATGCTTCTACAACTTGGTCATGTACCAAAACTGGTAATATCCTCCGTTGAAGCTGCCGAACAAATCTTGAAAACCTTCGATCTTGAGTTTTGTACTAGGCCTTCACTCGTTGGACTCAAATGCATATCGTATAATCACCTGGATATTGCTTTTACGCCTTATGGGGAGTATTGGAGAGAGATGCGGAAAATATGCGTGCTTGAACTTTTTAGTACAAAACGAGTGCAGTCTTTTAAAGCAGTCAGGGCAGAGGAGATTGATGTATTGATTGATTACATATTATCTTCTTCGAATGCTACTCATGTTGATGTTTTTGATAAGTTTACAAGTTTTACACATAGAACAATTTGTAGGTTTCTTTTGGTAGCAAGATTGGTTATCATAGTAGGAATCAACTGGTTAATGTCAGGCTTACGAAAATTCTTTATGAGGTCATGGCCGTCACGTCTGGTTTCTCTGGGTCGATTTCTTTGCCAAGGTGGGTTGGATTATTGA